A single window of Granulicella sibirica DNA harbors:
- the pgl gene encoding 6-phosphogluconolactonase, with product MPRPVTLTYKVYPTSIATAEAGALLFSETASQVSQARGRVRIAISGGSTPKTMFKILADPKYPYLTETPWDKIDLFFVDERTVPPTDSDSNYRMTRENLLDFVPLPPAQVHRIEGELDPEVAASKYESDLRNSFKLEGAETPTFDLLFLGMGDDGHTASLFPHTEGLNEISRLAIANHVPQKDTWRVTLTWPVINQSRDVAFLIEGSAKAKLLNEVFTGPYQPETYPSQIIRPASGKLTLLIDKAVAEYLPAPLPASDEKSPAIGTLELK from the coding sequence ATGCCACGTCCCGTTACGCTCACTTATAAGGTCTACCCCACGTCGATCGCTACGGCCGAGGCGGGAGCCCTGCTCTTTTCCGAGACGGCGAGTCAGGTCTCGCAGGCCCGTGGCCGTGTTCGCATTGCCATCTCCGGCGGGAGTACGCCGAAGACCATGTTCAAGATCCTCGCCGATCCAAAGTATCCATACCTGACCGAGACCCCCTGGGACAAGATCGACCTCTTCTTCGTTGACGAGCGCACGGTTCCCCCGACCGACAGCGACTCCAACTACCGCATGACCCGCGAAAACCTCCTGGACTTCGTGCCGCTCCCCCCGGCGCAGGTACACCGCATCGAGGGCGAACTGGATCCTGAGGTCGCTGCGTCGAAGTATGAGTCCGACCTGCGCAACAGCTTCAAGCTTGAAGGCGCCGAGACCCCGACCTTCGATCTTCTCTTCCTCGGCATGGGAGACGACGGCCACACCGCCTCGCTCTTCCCGCACACCGAAGGGCTTAACGAGATCTCACGCCTCGCGATCGCAAACCACGTTCCGCAGAAGGACACCTGGCGCGTTACGCTCACCTGGCCGGTCATCAATCAAAGCCGAGATGTGGCCTTTCTGATCGAAGGCTCGGCCAAGGCCAAGCTGTTGAACGAGGTCTTCACGGGCCCCTATCAGCCCGAGACCTACCCCTCGCAAATCATTCGTCCGGCGAGCGGCAAGCTGACGCTCCTGATCGATAAGGCCGTTGCGGAATATCTTCCCGCGCCCTTACCGGCGTCCGACGAGAAGTC
- the zwf gene encoding glucose-6-phosphate dehydrogenase, translating into MTNTEISVTPPPPAAPERKPDPCIVVIFGASGDLTKRKLLPALYHLEQGNLLPSEIAVVGVARRPLEQSFPPDMKEGVIAGGGVEKDDPKLDPFISKVSYHAMNFDDPKGYDSLKAVLSGIDEKFGTKGNRLFYLATAPEYFSDIIKLLGEHGMSKPTSDRTWVRTIIEKPFGHDLESARALNDEVNKVFDEDQIFRIDHYLGKETVQNILVFRFANSIFENVWNRNYIDHVEITAAESIGIEGRGPFYEGAGALRDVVQNHVMEVLSFIAMEPPVSFEASAVRAEKVKVWRAIQPIAPEHAIRGQYGPSTINGKPAAGYREEDRVSPTSQTETYAALKLEIENWRWAGVPFYIRAGKRMTKRLTEITIMFKQPPLRLFKKEGTSEHIEPNFISMRIQPDDGITLRFGAKVPGPSMDISAVDMDFSYADAFGPSSNNGYERLLLDAMLGDATLFAHRDGVEATWALITPILENWKKTPLSDLPNYPAGSWGPATSDALLKADGRKWRKL; encoded by the coding sequence ATGACAAACACCGAAATCTCCGTCACCCCGCCGCCACCGGCCGCTCCAGAGCGCAAGCCGGATCCTTGTATCGTCGTCATCTTCGGGGCATCCGGAGATCTCACCAAGCGTAAGCTTCTGCCAGCGCTCTACCACCTCGAGCAGGGGAACCTGCTTCCGTCCGAGATCGCGGTAGTCGGCGTTGCGCGCCGTCCGCTCGAGCAGAGTTTTCCGCCTGATATGAAGGAAGGCGTCATCGCCGGCGGCGGCGTCGAGAAGGACGATCCGAAGCTCGATCCGTTCATCTCGAAGGTCTCCTATCACGCGATGAACTTCGACGATCCCAAGGGATACGACTCGCTCAAGGCCGTCCTCTCCGGTATCGACGAGAAGTTCGGCACCAAGGGCAATCGGTTGTTCTATCTCGCGACCGCTCCCGAGTACTTCTCTGACATCATCAAGCTGCTCGGTGAGCACGGCATGTCGAAGCCGACGAGCGACAGGACCTGGGTGCGTACCATCATCGAGAAGCCCTTCGGCCACGACCTTGAGAGCGCTCGCGCCCTCAACGACGAGGTCAACAAGGTGTTCGATGAGGACCAGATCTTCCGCATCGATCACTATCTCGGCAAGGAGACGGTTCAGAACATCCTGGTCTTCCGGTTCGCGAATTCGATCTTCGAGAATGTCTGGAACCGCAACTATATCGACCACGTCGAGATCACCGCGGCGGAGTCGATCGGCATTGAAGGCCGCGGGCCATTCTACGAAGGCGCCGGTGCGCTGCGCGACGTCGTCCAGAACCACGTCATGGAAGTTCTCAGCTTCATCGCGATGGAGCCTCCGGTCTCGTTCGAGGCATCAGCTGTTCGCGCGGAGAAAGTGAAGGTATGGCGGGCGATCCAGCCGATCGCGCCGGAGCATGCGATCCGCGGTCAGTACGGTCCGTCGACGATCAATGGAAAGCCAGCGGCCGGCTATCGCGAGGAAGACCGCGTGAGCCCGACCTCGCAGACCGAGACGTATGCCGCGCTCAAACTTGAGATCGAGAACTGGCGCTGGGCGGGTGTTCCGTTCTACATTCGCGCCGGTAAGCGGATGACGAAGCGACTCACCGAGATCACCATCATGTTCAAGCAGCCGCCGCTTCGCCTCTTCAAGAAAGAGGGAACGTCCGAGCACATCGAGCCGAATTTCATCTCGATGCGCATCCAGCCGGATGATGGCATCACCCTGCGCTTTGGCGCCAAGGTGCCTGGTCCATCGATGGACATCAGCGCGGTTGACATGGACTTCAGCTACGCGGACGCCTTCGGGCCTTCGTCGAACAACGGCTACGAACGCCTTCTGCTCGACGCCATGCTCGGGGACGCGACGCTGTTCGCCCATCGTGACGGTGTCGAAGCCACCTGGGCGCTCATCACGCCCATCCTCGAAAACTGGAAGAAAACGCCGCTCAGCGACCTTCCCAACTACCCTGCCGGGTCCTGGGGTCCGGCAACCTCGGATGCCCTGCTGAAGGCCGACGGCCGGAAGTGGCGCAAACTCTAG
- a CDS encoding HAD family hydrolase has translation MSSIRTIFWDIGGVLLTNGWDRHQRARVLGGLGVDLPDYESRHEAANFYWERGLSSARTFFDQTLFVHPRSFTFEDLWPRVCAESAILHPGSFEILKSLKDSGRYRQATLNNESRELNDHRLDAFALRPCFDYFICSGYVHVMKPHPDIYRAAVEISGLPAQSALFIDDKQENCEAAVALGMRAIRFDSSEQLRTSLADYGVAA, from the coding sequence GTGAGTTCCATTCGAACGATCTTCTGGGATATCGGGGGCGTGCTTCTCACCAACGGGTGGGATCGCCACCAGCGTGCCCGGGTTCTTGGTGGTCTTGGTGTCGATCTCCCGGACTACGAATCACGGCATGAGGCGGCAAATTTTTACTGGGAACGCGGGCTTTCCTCGGCGCGAACCTTCTTCGATCAGACGCTCTTTGTTCACCCCCGCTCCTTCACCTTCGAGGACCTCTGGCCGCGCGTCTGCGCGGAGAGTGCGATCCTTCACCCTGGCTCGTTCGAGATCCTCAAGTCTCTCAAGGACAGCGGACGCTACCGCCAGGCCACCCTCAACAACGAGTCGCGCGAACTCAACGATCATCGTCTGGATGCGTTCGCGCTTCGACCCTGTTTCGACTACTTCATCTGCTCGGGCTATGTCCACGTGATGAAGCCGCACCCCGACATCTACCGCGCCGCCGTCGAGATCTCCGGCCTTCCCGCGCAGTCCGCCCTGTTTATCGACGATAAACAGGAGAACTGCGAGGCAGCCGTTGCGCTCGGCATGCGTGCCATCCGCTTCGATTCCTCCGAGCAACTTCGCACTTCACTCGCAGACTATGGCGTCGCCGCGTAG
- a CDS encoding oxidoreductase, with protein MTESKNQRVWFITGSSTGFGRDLAERALRRGDKVVATARKPEQIAELADEFPQTALVLPLDVTSAASIENAVVGAITKFGRVDVLVNNAGYGLAGAIEEATEAEYMPVFETNVFGLIRLTRAVLPYLRAQKSGHVVNLSSIGGLIGSPGWGFYNASKFAVEGFSEALAAELKPLGIAVTIIEPGPFRTDFLGRSGVEAEARIPDYDPTAGKTREYFHDQAGKQPGDPAKAVQAILDVVGAEKPPLHLLLGKIALTRFRTRLDGWKQELDQWESLTIGADFPEGE; from the coding sequence ATGACTGAATCGAAGAACCAACGCGTCTGGTTCATCACGGGGTCCTCGACGGGCTTTGGCCGCGACCTTGCCGAGCGGGCTCTGCGGCGCGGAGACAAGGTGGTCGCGACGGCGAGGAAGCCGGAACAGATCGCCGAGCTTGCAGACGAATTTCCGCAGACGGCCCTCGTGCTTCCGCTCGACGTCACCAGCGCTGCTTCGATCGAGAATGCGGTGGTTGGTGCGATCACGAAGTTCGGCCGCGTGGATGTGCTCGTCAACAATGCCGGATACGGCCTCGCCGGAGCCATCGAAGAGGCAACCGAAGCCGAATACATGCCGGTCTTCGAGACGAACGTCTTTGGGCTCATCCGACTCACCCGTGCTGTTCTTCCGTACCTGCGAGCGCAGAAGTCCGGACACGTCGTGAACCTCTCGTCGATCGGCGGTCTCATCGGGTCGCCCGGCTGGGGATTCTACAACGCGAGCAAGTTCGCGGTAGAAGGCTTCTCGGAGGCGCTCGCAGCTGAGTTGAAGCCCCTTGGCATCGCCGTTACGATTATTGAGCCAGGCCCATTTCGCACGGACTTCCTGGGACGTTCCGGCGTCGAGGCAGAGGCAAGGATTCCGGACTACGACCCGACCGCAGGGAAGACGCGCGAGTACTTCCACGACCAGGCAGGCAAGCAGCCGGGCGACCCGGCGAAGGCCGTGCAGGCGATCCTTGATGTCGTTGGCGCCGAAAAACCGCCGCTTCATCTTCTGCTTGGAAAGATCGCGTTGACGCGTTTCCGCACGCGTCTCGACGGATGGAAGCAGGAACTCGATCAATGGGAGTCGCTCACCATCGGCGCGGACTTCCCGGAGGGCGAGTGA